One Bacteriovorax sp. PP10 DNA window includes the following coding sequences:
- a CDS encoding GHMP family kinase ATP-binding protein: protein MSKITTVEGSVRVDLLGGTLDLVPINLILPDVVTLNLATSLKAKVVITPIDFDGVEIVSKDYKTTDKFNSRDFTAENFQNKFFGNLEFIARILHLFGLHSGVRMELESGSPPGAGLGGSSAMGVTCYSAIATHMKIPYERVEAIQKVNAIEALIIDCPAGYQDYYPALFGGVLGLKPSPGRVEVIQLFTEELKEILESHVTLVYSGETRNSGINNWEVYKAFFNKDAAVRAGLAEIANLSNKALKAIQSKNYEALIPLIGAEGEERRKLFPGILTQNMNQLHMVLKDQGPHFGMKICGAGGGGCFLITHRPSDREYIDQLLAKFQMKRLPFKVERPL from the coding sequence GTGAGTAAGATAACGACAGTAGAGGGTTCAGTTCGCGTAGATTTACTAGGGGGAACCCTGGATCTGGTGCCTATTAATTTAATTCTTCCAGATGTTGTTACATTGAATCTAGCGACGTCATTAAAAGCAAAAGTTGTGATCACACCGATTGATTTTGATGGTGTTGAAATCGTTTCAAAAGATTATAAGACAACTGATAAGTTTAACTCGAGAGATTTCACTGCTGAGAATTTCCAGAATAAGTTTTTTGGAAACCTTGAGTTCATCGCTCGCATTTTACATTTATTTGGGCTTCATTCAGGTGTTCGCATGGAACTTGAATCTGGATCACCTCCAGGTGCTGGTCTTGGTGGATCGTCTGCCATGGGAGTGACTTGTTATTCTGCTATCGCCACTCACATGAAAATTCCTTACGAGAGAGTGGAAGCCATTCAGAAAGTGAATGCGATTGAAGCTCTTATTATTGATTGCCCAGCTGGTTATCAAGACTATTACCCTGCTTTATTTGGAGGAGTACTAGGATTAAAACCAAGCCCGGGAAGAGTTGAAGTGATTCAGCTTTTTACAGAAGAATTAAAAGAAATTTTAGAAAGCCACGTGACACTTGTTTACTCAGGTGAAACGAGAAACTCTGGAATTAATAACTGGGAAGTTTATAAAGCATTTTTTAACAAAGATGCAGCGGTAAGAGCAGGCCTTGCTGAAATAGCCAACCTTTCTAACAAAGCTCTTAAAGCAATCCAGTCAAAAAACTATGAGGCCTTAATTCCATTAATTGGAGCTGAAGGTGAAGAGAGAAGAAAATTATTTCCAGGGATTTTAACTCAGAATATGAATCAACTTCATATGGTTTTAAAAGATCAGGGACCTCACTTCGGAATGAAAATTTGTGGAGCAGGTGGTGGAGGATGTTTCCTTATCACTCACAGGCCATCAGATAGAGAATACATTGATCAGTTACTAGCTAAGTTCCAAATGAAACGTCTGCCGTTTAAAGTGGAGAGACCCCTTTGA
- a CDS encoding HAD family hydrolase, with protein sequence MTDLKALVKHKDVIIFDMDGTLVNTEPLHAKAAVIVLRDLGVEVDLMATIDQFYGMTDHIVLKTVCPHLTDAEIDKCIEQKNFQLIKLFNNLPDHEKENYITPGLFPFLQHLKDENKKCAVVSASEDIIVLETLKCFGIDKFVELQMGRNQTVLTKPHPDPYLEAMKRLGTTYDSTIIFEDSPTGIKSAYASRASVVRIMAFAHTTSSQTIEGEYVEVVDFLI encoded by the coding sequence ATGACTGACCTAAAAGCTCTGGTAAAACATAAAGACGTGATTATCTTTGATATGGATGGGACATTAGTTAATACTGAGCCTCTGCATGCCAAAGCGGCCGTCATCGTTTTACGCGATCTTGGTGTTGAAGTAGACCTTATGGCCACAATCGATCAATTCTACGGAATGACCGATCACATCGTTTTAAAAACAGTTTGCCCGCATTTAACTGATGCCGAAATTGATAAATGTATCGAGCAAAAAAACTTTCAGTTAATAAAGCTCTTTAATAATCTTCCTGATCACGAAAAAGAAAACTACATCACTCCAGGACTCTTCCCTTTTTTACAACACCTAAAAGATGAAAATAAAAAATGCGCTGTCGTTAGTGCAAGTGAAGACATCATCGTGCTTGAAACTCTTAAATGTTTTGGCATCGATAAATTCGTGGAACTTCAAATGGGAAGAAATCAAACGGTACTGACAAAACCTCATCCAGATCCTTATCTTGAAGCAATGAAAAGATTGGGAACAACTTACGATAGTACAATTATCTTCGAAGACTCTCCCACTGGAATTAAATCTGCATACGCTTCTCGTGCTTCGGTCGTCAGAATCATGGCCTTCGCTCACACAACTTCCTCTCAAACAATTGAGGGTGAATATGTTGAGGTGGTCGACTTCTTGATTTAA
- a CDS encoding DHH family phosphoesterase yields the protein MNITERFKFFTQKADNIVISTHIIPDADGIGSEIALCLALRSQGKNAICVNEEPLLERYRYLDPDNTVISRSEYMSFYAEAEIDLFIVTDTNSLERIGDGMKAIALTAPSLLFIDHHPCPKEVMEENCIDTSKAATGELAGELIQSLGIPLNREMALPLYTAILIDTSSFRYPTVTGNTHRLIGSLMDTGVRPPHAYNMIYGTKKLTYMKLLGKVLASAHTTKDEKVAWLTLTEDLLEKFHVDTEDTLAFINHLLVLDNIKVALMFREMGAEIKVSLRSIGTVDVGIMARALGGGGHDHSAAAIIKGTLDSVIKTTVDKLHEMLLMTEAKELAKGHS from the coding sequence ATGAATATTACTGAACGATTTAAATTCTTCACTCAAAAAGCTGACAACATCGTGATCTCTACTCACATCATTCCTGATGCTGATGGAATCGGGAGTGAAATCGCTCTATGTCTGGCACTGAGATCTCAAGGAAAGAATGCTATTTGTGTAAACGAAGAGCCCCTTCTTGAGCGCTACAGATACCTGGACCCCGACAATACTGTTATTTCTCGCTCAGAATATATGTCTTTCTACGCTGAAGCAGAAATTGATCTGTTCATTGTGACTGATACAAACTCTCTTGAGCGTATCGGTGATGGTATGAAAGCTATCGCACTAACTGCTCCAAGTTTATTATTTATCGATCACCATCCATGCCCGAAAGAAGTGATGGAAGAAAACTGTATCGATACGAGTAAAGCAGCAACTGGTGAACTAGCTGGAGAACTGATCCAGTCTCTTGGTATTCCGCTTAACCGCGAGATGGCATTACCTCTTTACACTGCAATTTTAATTGATACTTCAAGTTTCCGTTATCCAACTGTGACTGGTAACACTCACCGTTTGATTGGAAGTTTGATGGATACAGGCGTGCGTCCACCGCATGCTTACAATATGATCTACGGAACTAAAAAGCTTACGTATATGAAGCTTTTAGGAAAAGTCCTGGCAAGTGCTCACACGACGAAAGACGAAAAAGTCGCTTGGTTAACACTAACAGAAGACCTTTTAGAAAAATTTCACGTAGACACTGAAGACACTCTAGCTTTCATCAACCATCTTTTGGTTTTAGATAATATCAAAGTCGCTTTAATGTTTAGAGAAATGGGAGCGGAGATCAAAGTTTCACTTAGATCAATCGGTACTGTGGATGTAGGAATTATGGCACGCGCTCTTGGTGGTGGTGGTCACGATCACTCTGCTGCAGCAATCATCAAAGGAACTCTTGATTCAGTTATCAAGACCACTGTTGATAAGCTTCACGAAATGCTTCTTATGACTGAAGCGAAAGAACTCGCAAAAGGTCATTCTTAA
- the hpt gene encoding hypoxanthine phosphoribosyltransferase has product MTQSNASIGEFISEAKIQARVKELAAMINKDYAGQEVIIVGVLNGSFIFCADLFRHLTIPCQIEFVSLSSYEGTESSGEVSFRMDVKQSLVGKNVILVEDIVDTGLTITFLLKHMKLKNLKSLKLCSLLLKRARLKVEVPVDYLGFDIEDKFVIGYGLDFDGRYRELPYIGVYGE; this is encoded by the coding sequence ATGACTCAGAGTAATGCCTCTATCGGTGAATTCATTTCAGAAGCTAAAATCCAGGCGCGAGTTAAAGAACTTGCAGCGATGATTAACAAAGACTACGCAGGTCAGGAAGTTATCATTGTTGGTGTTTTGAATGGTTCATTTATTTTCTGCGCGGATTTATTCCGTCATCTTACCATTCCATGCCAAATTGAATTCGTCTCTCTAAGCTCTTACGAAGGAACTGAAAGTTCTGGTGAAGTGAGTTTTAGAATGGACGTTAAACAATCACTGGTTGGAAAAAACGTGATTCTAGTCGAAGACATCGTCGATACGGGTCTGACGATTACTTTTTTACTAAAACACATGAAGTTAAAAAACCTTAAGAGTTTAAAGCTGTGTTCACTGCTACTAAAGCGTGCGCGCTTAAAAGTAGAAGTGCCAGTGGATTACTTAGGATTTGATATTGAAGATAAATTTGTAATTGGTTATGGATTGGATTTTGATGGTCGCTACCGTGAACTTCCATATATTGGAGTGTACGGTGAGTAA
- a CDS encoding RNA polymerase sigma factor — MRDLKEITAEELMLRYQTHSPDEAYAAFNELYSRYSQRVFNFLNKKVKNSVDGEDLLQKVFIKIHESKHLYSAKYKFEQWLFVIARTQALDYFRANKRYQDRMANYEPEVLESSEVDMSLLKNLDSDQQELLEMKFIDELSYQEIAKIVNKSEVSLRKTLSRMVGRLKKGEAL; from the coding sequence TTGAGAGACTTAAAAGAAATAACGGCAGAAGAGCTTATGCTCCGATACCAAACACATTCACCCGATGAAGCCTACGCTGCTTTTAATGAGCTTTACTCTCGTTACAGTCAGCGCGTGTTTAATTTCCTGAATAAAAAAGTTAAAAACTCTGTCGATGGTGAAGATTTATTGCAGAAAGTTTTTATCAAGATTCACGAAAGCAAGCACCTTTACAGCGCTAAGTATAAGTTCGAGCAATGGCTTTTTGTCATTGCAAGAACACAGGCATTGGATTATTTCAGGGCCAACAAAAGATACCAGGACCGAATGGCCAATTATGAACCTGAAGTCCTTGAGTCCTCGGAAGTTGATATGTCTCTACTTAAAAATCTAGACAGCGATCAACAGGAACTTTTAGAGATGAAGTTCATTGATGAACTCTCGTATCAGGAAATTGCCAAGATCGTTAATAAGAGCGAAGTCTCTTTAAGAAAAACTCTCAGCCGCATGGTGGGGCGTTTAAAAAAAGGTGAAGCACTATGA
- a CDS encoding OmpP1/FadL family transporter encodes MRILAVLLVLVSMNAHASYPELFGSSFTTSGIGNQANLDANDPSNNYYAPSVLGFSENFNVVLQATSTAVHFKPINNITVTNSINSNNSPTTGSARTDYPKFYGTALHAAVPVGGKNHLGTLALSVFLPIGDIVRSNSGDAFKPEYVMYRSRHQRTSAFINFATKWNDTLAFSLGTILGFQATADVSTNMSLNGASYGSWASGQSKVSPSLGAIVSVTKRFDFMTAYFTYQQEMKSNLKAIVHGEITNPSLALFDSSMNSMIFYDPHTFRLGTQFSGGNFEYYAGLEYQMWTNYKAPTMEVVKNGGVIVPSANYEKLQTRDTINPRVGVKYNITNRWSTLLGAQYRMTPLKGDFSGSGNSIDADTVIGTGGIQYRMVIWSKDVHLGASLQYHHIMDKHVTKSANQENGTAGPKIGAPGYDIGGYILAGSMGVKFNF; translated from the coding sequence ATGAGAATCCTCGCTGTCTTATTAGTTTTAGTTTCAATGAATGCTCATGCAAGTTACCCTGAACTTTTCGGTTCTAGTTTTACAACGTCGGGAATTGGAAATCAGGCCAACCTTGATGCCAACGATCCAAGTAACAACTACTACGCTCCTTCAGTTTTAGGTTTCTCTGAGAACTTCAACGTTGTTCTTCAGGCGACATCAACAGCGGTTCATTTCAAACCAATTAATAACATCACAGTGACAAACAGTATTAACTCAAACAATTCTCCGACAACGGGAAGTGCACGTACTGATTATCCAAAATTTTATGGGACTGCTCTTCACGCAGCTGTGCCTGTTGGTGGAAAAAACCATTTAGGGACACTTGCTCTTTCAGTATTTTTACCAATTGGGGATATCGTTAGATCAAACTCAGGTGACGCTTTTAAACCTGAATACGTTATGTATCGCTCTCGTCATCAAAGAACGTCGGCCTTCATTAACTTCGCTACCAAGTGGAATGACACTCTGGCCTTTTCTCTTGGAACAATCTTAGGATTCCAGGCAACGGCCGATGTTTCTACTAACATGAGTTTAAATGGTGCGAGTTACGGATCATGGGCCAGCGGTCAGTCGAAAGTTTCACCTTCACTAGGTGCTATTGTTTCTGTGACAAAACGCTTTGACTTCATGACGGCATACTTCACTTACCAACAAGAGATGAAATCGAATCTTAAGGCCATCGTTCACGGGGAAATCACTAACCCTTCTCTGGCACTTTTTGATTCGTCGATGAACTCGATGATTTTTTATGATCCACACACTTTCCGTCTAGGAACACAATTTTCTGGCGGCAACTTTGAGTACTACGCTGGTCTTGAGTACCAGATGTGGACTAACTACAAAGCTCCGACAATGGAAGTAGTAAAAAACGGTGGGGTTATTGTTCCAAGTGCGAACTATGAAAAACTTCAAACTAGAGACACGATCAATCCAAGAGTTGGAGTTAAATACAATATCACTAACAGATGGAGCACACTTTTAGGTGCGCAATACCGTATGACTCCACTAAAGGGAGATTTCAGCGGCAGTGGAAATTCAATCGACGCTGACACCGTGATTGGAACGGGGGGAATTCAATATCGTATGGTCATTTGGTCGAAAGATGTTCACTTAGGAGCGTCTCTTCAGTATCATCATATTATGGATAAGCACGTTACAAAAAGTGCGAACCAGGAAAATGGAACGGCAGGACCAAAAATCGGGGCCCCTGGCTACGATATTGGCGGGTATATCCTAGCTGGAAGTATGGGAGTGAAATTTAATTTTTAA
- a CDS encoding heavy-metal-associated domain-containing protein, whose translation MKTLLMVLALTLTTTAFAAEKIEITVKGMVCSFCSQGITKKFNEEKVKSVNVDLGKHLVTLELNEGQKLSSERITEILTDSGYGVEKIEIK comes from the coding sequence ATGAAAACATTACTAATGGTCCTGGCACTGACTCTAACGACAACGGCCTTTGCTGCTGAAAAAATTGAAATCACAGTAAAAGGAATGGTTTGTTCATTCTGTTCACAAGGGATTACAAAAAAGTTCAATGAAGAAAAAGTAAAAAGTGTAAACGTTGATTTAGGAAAACACCTTGTCACTTTAGAGCTTAATGAAGGCCAAAAACTTTCAAGTGAAAGAATCACGGAAATCTTAACAGACTCAGGATACGGAGTAGAAAAAATTGAAATCAAATAA
- a CDS encoding ABC transporter ATP-binding protein: MALDNISFSVKKGSIHGFLGPNGAGKSTTMKILSGLIPETSGRYKVNGKVGFLPEHPPVYPNMSVYDYLKFVFSIYAGAVNEARIDEVMSKTGLTDVSSRLIGNLSKGYQQRVGIAQAIIHSPEIIILDEPTVGLDPVAIADIRSLILELKKEHTVLFSSHQLHDVELLCSDITLINRGEIVVSGAIDTILASLKTNMILKARVQNFSEEQKKKLISTFGVDSIEVTQDLEQKNTLLKIATKGKADIRAELARHLVDPSIGLLEFMEERGDLEDLFKRMHE, encoded by the coding sequence ATGGCTTTAGATAATATTTCCTTCTCCGTCAAAAAAGGAAGTATTCATGGATTTCTTGGGCCTAACGGCGCAGGTAAATCTACGACAATGAAAATTTTAAGTGGTCTCATTCCTGAAACGAGTGGCCGCTATAAAGTGAATGGGAAAGTAGGATTTCTTCCAGAACATCCTCCGGTTTATCCCAACATGTCAGTGTATGATTATTTAAAGTTTGTGTTTTCCATTTACGCAGGTGCAGTAAACGAAGCGCGCATTGATGAAGTCATGTCAAAAACAGGACTTACCGATGTCAGTTCTCGCCTCATTGGGAATTTATCTAAGGGATACCAACAAAGAGTGGGTATTGCCCAGGCCATTATTCATTCACCAGAAATTATCATCCTTGATGAGCCAACAGTGGGTCTTGACCCTGTTGCTATCGCGGATATCAGGTCTCTTATTTTAGAATTAAAAAAAGAGCACACCGTTTTATTTTCATCTCACCAGCTTCACGATGTTGAACTTCTTTGTTCAGATATCACACTTATTAATCGTGGAGAGATTGTTGTCTCAGGTGCGATTGATACGATTCTTGCCAGCTTAAAAACGAATATGATTTTAAAGGCGAGAGTGCAGAATTTTTCAGAAGAACAAAAAAAGAAACTCATCAGCACCTTTGGTGTGGATTCAATAGAAGTGACTCAGGATCTTGAACAAAAAAATACATTGTTAAAAATTGCGACTAAAGGCAAGGCCGATATTCGCGCTGAACTTGCACGCCACTTAGTAGATCCATCGATTGGACTATTGGAGTTTATGGAAGAGCGTGGGGATTTAGAAGATTTATTTAAACGGATGCACGAATGA
- the smpB gene encoding SsrA-binding protein SmpB: MSIKIIGTNKRAGFDYSLKETFEAGIMLQGTELKVLREGKVSLSEAYVAIDGNGEVWAYNVMIPMYAFGNINNHSESRIKKLLLNRVEINRIHHEMKTQQLALVVTKIYFKDSKVKLEFALGKGKKLHDKRESDKEKDVQRKLQRRDYND; this comes from the coding sequence ATGAGCATTAAAATCATCGGGACAAATAAACGTGCAGGCTTCGATTATTCTTTAAAAGAAACTTTTGAAGCGGGCATCATGTTACAAGGGACAGAACTTAAAGTTCTGCGCGAAGGAAAAGTTTCTTTATCGGAAGCTTACGTTGCAATCGATGGCAACGGTGAAGTATGGGCCTATAACGTCATGATACCGATGTACGCCTTCGGAAACATCAATAACCACTCAGAGAGCAGGATTAAAAAATTGCTCTTAAATCGCGTTGAAATCAATCGTATTCATCACGAGATGAAAACTCAGCAACTCGCTCTAGTCGTAACTAAAATTTATTTCAAAGACTCAAAAGTGAAACTTGAATTTGCTTTAGGGAAAGGAAAGAAACTTCACGATAAACGTGAGTCTGATAAAGAGAAAGATGTGCAGAGAAAACTACAAAGAAGAGACTATAACGACTAG
- a CDS encoding thymidine kinase — MTLFAGMTGSSGSIEVVCGPMFSGKTEELIRRLKRAQIARQKVQIFKPAIDNRYHETEVVSHSSLSIEATPVNTSIEILQKVYDSTRVVGIDEVQFFDENISVVVEKLARRGIRVIMAGLDQDYMGKPFGPMANLLAIADSVDKIHAICTVCGAPAPKTFRKNPNNTDQVLVGETDLYEARCRAHADFFGEDQDQLAFFVNLNESRSKTQNL, encoded by the coding sequence ATGACTCTATTTGCAGGGATGACAGGTAGTTCTGGGAGTATTGAGGTCGTTTGCGGTCCGATGTTTTCTGGGAAGACCGAAGAGCTAATTCGTAGACTAAAAAGAGCGCAGATTGCTCGCCAAAAAGTTCAAATCTTTAAACCAGCTATTGATAATCGTTATCATGAAACTGAAGTTGTTTCACACTCTTCACTTTCAATTGAAGCGACTCCAGTAAATACATCAATCGAAATTCTGCAAAAAGTTTACGATTCAACGAGAGTTGTAGGGATTGATGAAGTTCAATTCTTCGACGAAAACATCTCTGTGGTAGTTGAGAAACTAGCTCGTAGAGGGATTCGTGTGATCATGGCAGGCCTTGACCAGGACTATATGGGAAAACCATTTGGGCCGATGGCAAACCTTCTAGCGATCGCTGACAGTGTTGATAAAATTCACGCTATCTGTACTGTTTGTGGAGCTCCGGCACCTAAAACTTTCAGAAAAAATCCCAATAATACTGACCAGGTTTTAGTTGGTGAGACTGATTTGTACGAAGCGCGCTGCCGTGCTCACGCTGATTTCTTCGGTGAAGACCAGGATCAGTTAGCATTCTTCGTGAATTTAAACGAGTCTCGTTCCAAAACTCAAAATTTATAG
- a CDS encoding sterol desaturase family protein — MSKYIIYPFIVGCGFFIYFLLWKFTTLSVVLLPSVSFFAFLPIVLYFEHKYPFKEEWNHNLGDFKADVITTLIILPVLTGAIEKIELYMNDSFLRFSWAEHFSFWHQFWIVFFTSEFLFYWYHRYSHKQKTLLKYHSVHHGAGRMYWANSGRFHFMDIIIQFIIYFIPIYLFKASVDVAAMLLMITAVTGTMEHANIRYSTIYLSYFFNTGELHHLHHSPDIKVCNKNFGKVTIIFDLIFGTYMKSEETRENLKPGLPFNKYMPVDLLGQLKFPFVNSKK, encoded by the coding sequence ATGTCGAAATATATTATTTATCCATTTATTGTTGGTTGCGGATTTTTTATTTATTTTTTGCTATGGAAGTTCACGACACTATCAGTGGTCTTACTTCCTAGTGTGAGTTTCTTTGCATTCCTTCCCATCGTTTTATATTTTGAACATAAGTACCCATTCAAAGAAGAGTGGAATCATAATCTTGGTGATTTTAAAGCAGACGTGATCACCACACTTATTATTCTTCCAGTGCTGACGGGAGCGATTGAAAAGATAGAATTGTATATGAACGATTCATTTTTACGTTTTTCATGGGCAGAGCATTTTTCTTTCTGGCATCAGTTCTGGATTGTTTTTTTCACCAGCGAATTTTTATTCTATTGGTATCACCGCTATTCTCATAAGCAAAAAACTCTATTGAAATACCATAGTGTCCATCATGGTGCGGGCAGAATGTACTGGGCCAATTCCGGAAGATTCCATTTTATGGACATCATTATTCAGTTCATTATTTATTTTATTCCAATTTATTTATTTAAGGCCTCGGTCGATGTTGCAGCGATGCTTTTAATGATTACGGCCGTAACTGGAACGATGGAGCATGCAAACATCAGATACTCGACAATCTATTTATCGTATTTTTTTAATACAGGTGAACTTCACCATCTTCATCACTCGCCGGATATCAAGGTGTGTAATAAGAACTTTGGTAAAGTGACAATTATTTTTGATTTGATTTTTGGGACATACATGAAGTCGGAAGAGACTCGTGAAAATCTAAAACCAGGTCTGCCATTTAACAAATACATGCCAGTTGATCTATTAGGTCAATTGAAGTTTCCCTTCGTAAATTCTAAGAAATAA
- a CDS encoding ABC transporter permease subunit, with the protein MIYTKKVMILARKELKDAFSSPLIYILSGLFSLMMGWLFFNYLIQSTQMTTTTMTQGVITPIFGNINFIFIFLCPLITMRSFAEEKKQFTLDLLLRSELTEMQIILGKFISNVAMVLFMLSLTLLFPLILSFSGYSDWGVVASSYLGIVLSLMAYTAVGLFCSSLTDNQIVASLLTFCILLGSMLLVISVNATNNYLFALLVQYTTIPFHYEGFTRGVLKSYSFVYFACYLTFFFLLTLKSLQSRKW; encoded by the coding sequence ATGATTTATACAAAAAAAGTCATGATTTTAGCTCGAAAGGAATTGAAGGATGCTTTTTCTTCTCCTCTTATTTACATTTTATCTGGGCTCTTCTCGCTGATGATGGGATGGTTATTTTTTAACTATCTGATCCAGTCAACACAGATGACGACCACGACGATGACCCAAGGGGTGATTACACCGATCTTCGGGAATATCAATTTTATTTTTATTTTCTTATGCCCTCTGATCACGATGAGATCGTTTGCAGAAGAAAAGAAACAGTTCACATTGGATCTTCTTTTAAGATCAGAACTAACAGAGATGCAGATCATTCTTGGGAAATTTATTTCCAACGTGGCCATGGTTCTCTTCATGTTATCGCTGACACTTTTATTCCCGTTGATTCTTTCATTTTCTGGTTACAGTGACTGGGGAGTAGTTGCCAGTTCATACCTGGGGATTGTGTTGTCTCTTATGGCCTACACAGCAGTCGGATTATTTTGCTCAAGCCTGACAGATAATCAAATCGTGGCCAGCCTTTTAACTTTTTGTATTTTACTTGGGTCAATGCTTTTGGTTATTTCAGTGAATGCGACAAATAATTATTTATTCGCTCTACTGGTTCAGTACACGACGATTCCTTTTCACTATGAAGGGTTCACTCGTGGAGTGCTCAAGTCCTACAGCTTTGTGTACTTTGCCTGCTATTTAACGTTTTTCTTTTTATTAACCCTGAAGTCTCTTCAGTCGAGAAAATGGTAA
- a CDS encoding GldG family protein codes for MKMKKWYNVLLAIVTSILYLVVVALWISIPDELTLNLAVTVLAMAVTLVLIFLNRLPLSVYYHSNQFKKLQETIVFFGLLFCIFGVVNYWTYKHPKQLDLSVIKLNSLTDQTKNILKEMNEPLTFKMFARKNDSLAWMALLEFYRTEKNNIQIEKIDIDVRPDLVGDYHISDAATLVIEYKGKRQNVTERDELNITNALIKISRGSDPVVYFVQGHGEGDINSQENEGLKFIYETAKNSALDIRQINLLSTQEIPYDAKALVLWGPKTALQPSEVDVIKRFLERKGNLMIALDPDLNGDHFENVRALMRNYKIIMRNDMIIDRKSFVNGSNGSIPLVDHFDNSIEITKNFKGQIFFPLVSSLEQIPDEILPGVKGVVKTITGSTPFPDSWGETSLKEMAAQDMSYTKGTDKPGPLYMTMSYESPDNRIVAFGNSTFVINAYSKFGANYTFFLNSLSWTVGEDRLISFNLPIVQSQPIFISAPQMGIIFYFSVLFSPLVLFGLAVYMYRRKRDR; via the coding sequence ATGAAAATGAAAAAATGGTATAATGTTTTACTCGCAATCGTGACCAGCATTCTTTATCTGGTGGTTGTGGCCCTGTGGATTTCGATTCCAGATGAGTTGACACTGAATCTTGCAGTGACTGTGCTGGCGATGGCCGTGACTCTTGTTTTAATCTTCTTAAACCGTCTTCCTTTGAGTGTTTATTATCACAGTAACCAATTTAAAAAGCTTCAAGAGACCATTGTCTTTTTTGGGCTTTTATTTTGTATTTTTGGAGTAGTGAACTACTGGACTTATAAACATCCTAAGCAGTTAGATCTTTCAGTTATCAAGCTGAACTCTCTAACGGATCAAACGAAGAATATTTTAAAAGAGATGAATGAGCCTCTGACTTTTAAAATGTTTGCCAGAAAGAATGATTCACTGGCGTGGATGGCCTTATTAGAATTCTACCGCACAGAAAAAAATAATATTCAGATTGAAAAGATCGATATTGATGTTCGTCCGGATTTAGTAGGGGATTATCACATTAGTGATGCTGCGACGTTGGTGATTGAGTATAAAGGCAAGCGCCAGAATGTAACGGAGAGAGATGAATTAAATATCACGAATGCTTTAATTAAGATTTCTCGCGGAAGTGACCCGGTTGTGTACTTTGTTCAAGGGCACGGCGAAGGGGATATCAATTCTCAGGAAAATGAAGGTTTAAAGTTTATCTATGAGACGGCGAAAAACTCAGCACTTGATATCAGACAGATTAATCTATTAAGCACTCAGGAAATTCCATACGATGCTAAAGCACTTGTTCTGTGGGGCCCTAAAACTGCGCTTCAACCAAGTGAAGTGGATGTCATCAAGAGATTCTTAGAGAGAAAAGGGAATCTGATGATTGCCCTTGATCCGGATCTTAACGGCGATCATTTTGAAAATGTCAGAGCTCTAATGCGCAATTATAAGATCATTATGAGAAACGATATGATCATTGATCGTAAGAGTTTCGTAAATGGATCTAATGGATCAATTCCACTAGTAGATCATTTTGATAACAGCATTGAGATTACAAAAAACTTTAAGGGACAGATTTTCTTCCCATTAGTTTCTTCTCTTGAGCAAATCCCAGATGAGATTCTTCCAGGTGTTAAGGGGGTCGTGAAGACGATTACTGGTTCAACTCCTTTTCCGGATTCATGGGGAGAGACGAGCTTAAAAGAAATGGCCGCTCAGGATATGAGTTATACAAAAGGGACTGATAAACCAGGGCCGCTTTATATGACGATGTCGTACGAGAGTCCCGATAATAGAATTGTGGCCTTTGGTAACTCAACTTTTGTTATCAATGCTTATTCTAAGTTTGGAGCAAACTATACATTCTTCTTAAACTCACTTTCATGGACAGTGGGCGAAGACAGATTGATCTCGTTTAACCTGCCAATCGTTCAAAGTCAGCCGATCTTTATTTCAGCACCTCAAATGGGAATTATTTTTTACTTCTCAGTATTGTTTTCGCCATTAGTTCTCTTTGGATTAGCGGTCTATATGTACAGAAGAAAAAGAGACAGATAG